One genomic region from Quercus robur chromosome 4, dhQueRobu3.1, whole genome shotgun sequence encodes:
- the LOC126721611 gene encoding probable E3 ubiquitin-protein ligase RHB1A has protein sequence MGGCCCSSRKAHLHGTPVYYYCPPILEEHESLRSHDGAASALTAEFLVDFGLDASTPDTYRAPPAPLPYDLVLGYPQSTESESARETVSGDSFETLTTCEDLEESDCKAQANSLCVSPRKLEAPNFNEPNVSVAKGDICPNVSVAEEGACPKVSVAEEEDVCPICLEEYDAENPNIITRCEHHFHLSCILEWMERSDACPICDQEMTFENSCN, from the exons ATGGGAGGTTGCTGCTGTTCTTCCAGAAAAGCTCATCTGCATGGAACACCTGTCTATTACTAT TGTCCACCGATTCTGGAAGAGCATGAGTCCTTGAGATCTCATGATGGTGCAGCCTCTGCACTTACTGCTGAATTCCTGGTTGATTTTGGTCTGGATGCATCAACTCCTGACACTTACCGAGCCCCTCCTGCACCTTTGCCGTATGATTTGGTCTTGGGATATCCACAATCAACAGAATCTGAGTCTGCCAGAGAAACTGTTAGTGGCGATAGCTTTGAAACTTTGACTACATGTGAAGATCTTGAGGAATCAGATTGCAAAGCTCAAGCCAATTCTTTGTGTGTCTCACCAAGGAAGTTAGAAGCTCCAAATTTTAATGAACCTAATGTATCTGTAGCAAAAGGAGATATTTGTCCCAATGTATCTGTAGCAGAAGAAGGTGCTTGTCCCAAAGTATCTgtagcagaagaagaagatgtctGTCCCATTTGTCTTGAAG AGTATGATGCTGAAAATCCAAATATTATCACGAGATGTGAACACCACTTTCACCTCTCATGCATTCTTGAATGGATGGAAAGAAGTGATGCATGCCCAATATGTGATCAG GAAATGACTTTTGAAAATAGCTGTAATTAG
- the LOC126721846 gene encoding uncharacterized protein LOC126721846, which produces MTLEVWPRNYSSVAEGHNHEIWRGEGGWSTRVCRRAPGYGLWRSISEGWESFSKYLSFVVGDGSHILFWHDKWTGDNSLKTLYPHYLCVQPIRKACISEVLSPPIGDNDRVWSLRFYREFNDWELAASYSLLHFIQSRILMGGSCDNLCWCLNGSGKFDIRSFYHKIRNATPSTLPWKGIWKVKVPKRVAFLMWTTTHGQILTLDNLILHGYSLANSCCMCCCNEESMDHLLIFCSVAHSLWMYMIRLFGINWVMPGSVADLLFCWYHLLGKHNFDIWNLVPDSLMWTIWTE; this is translated from the coding sequence ATGACTTTGGAGGTATGGCCACGAAATTACTCATCTGTGGCGGAGGGTCATAACCATGAAATATGGAGAGGGGAAGGGGGTTGGAGTACTAGAGTTTGTAGAAGGGCTCCTGGTTATGGTTTATGGCGGAGTATTAGTGAAGGATGGGAAAGTTTTTCTAAGTATTTGTCTTTTGTGGTGGGGGATGGTTCtcatattcttttttggcatgataagtggACTGGGGATAATTCTCTTAAAACTCTTTATCCTCATTATTTATGTGTTCAGCCAATAAGAAAAGCTTGTATTTCTGAAGTGTTAAGTCCTCCAATTGGTGATAATGATAGAGTGTGGAGTTTAAGATTTTATAGGGAATTCAATGATTGGGAGTTAGCAGCTTCCTACTCCCTGCTTCATTTCATCCAATCTCGGATTCTTATGGGTGGAAGTTGTGACAATCTTTGTTGGTGTCTTAATGGAAGTGGGAAGTTTGACATTCGGTCTTTTTATCATAAGATTCGAAATGCAACTCCTTCTACTTTGCCTTGGAAGGGcatttggaaagttaaggttCCTAAAAGAGTGGCATTCTTAATGTGGACAACAACTCATGGTCAGATTCTaactttggataatcttatACTTCATGGTTACTCTTTGGCGAATAGTTGTTGTATGTGCTGTTGTAATGAAGAATCTATGGATCACCTGCTAATTTTTTGCTCGGTAGCTCATTCTTTATGGATGTATATGATTCGGTTGTTTGGGATCAattgggtcatgccaggttcagttgcggacttattattttgttggtatCATTTGCTTGGGAAgcataattttgatatttggaatttggttccagACTCtttaatgtggactatttggactgaATGA
- the LOC126721608 gene encoding pentatricopeptide repeat-containing protein At2g46050, mitochondrial: MLSKCRSSSIPTVHIKRQLSFPPIFSSAQTNQNAQKNDSSLPLSGLRAKMPISEATHFSDPHSAHSFCSNALKVSARMGFLPQGKQLHAHVIELGLYNVLSLQNQILNVYVRCKEFHDAQRLFDDMRVRNVVSWNTVICGVVDFSSNNRSNLYLGISYFRRMLLEMGWPDDITFNGLFRACIELDDVVIGKELHCFIVKVGFDLNSFVGSALVKLYATCGFVEDARRAFDGILSRDLVLWNVMASCYVSNCLAKEAFGVFNLMQLKGVKGDEFTFSSLLSLCGTLESCNLGKQIHGLIVRNSFDLDVQVASALVDMYANSQSINDAHKAFDGMNIRNVVSWNTMIVAYGQHGDGKEAMKLLKKMLEAGFYPDELTLASILSSCGNLSATSEIMQAHACTIKLGLQVFLSISNSLINAYSKCGSILGAYQCFSSILEPDLVTWTSVVCAYAFHGLTKEATELFEKMLSYGIRPDPIIFLGVLSASNHGGLVKKGLHYFNLMISFYQIVPDSEHYACLIDLLGRFGLLDEAFDVLTSMPMEPGSNSLGAFIGACKVHKNLRLAKWAAEKLFALEPNNPVNYTLMSNLYASERLWHDVARVRKMMRNRCDSKVPGYSWIQISSNVHTFVSSDKSHPQALQVYVILGTLLRLMKEDNHIFNVNTMSDSFLVDCELNFPG; the protein is encoded by the coding sequence ATGCTGTCCAAATGCCGCTCATCTTCAATCCCCACCGTCCATATCAAACGGCAGTTGTCCTTCCCGCCAATATTTTCCTCAGCTCAAACCAACCAAAATGCTCAAAAAAACGACTCATCTCTCCCTCTGAGTGGACTCAGAGCCAAAATGCCTATTTCTGAGGCAACCCATTTCAGCGATCCTCACTCGGCCCATTCTTTCTGCTCCAATGCCCTCAAAGTCTCAGCCAGAATGGGATTTCTTCCCCAAGGAAAACAACTGCATGCACATGTGATAGAGTTGGGATTGTATAATGTATTGTCCTTGCAAAACCAGATTTTGAATGTTTATGTTAGATGCAAGGAGTTTCATGATGCACAGCGACTGTTCGATGATATGCGTGTGAGAAACGTGGTATCATGGAATACTGTTATTTGTGGTGTTGTTGACTTTAGTAGTAATAATAGGTCGAACCTTTATCTGGGTATTTCTTATTTTAGGAGAATGTTGTTGGAAATGGGATGGCCAGATGATATAACTTTTAACGGATTGTTTCGTGCATGCATTGAGTTGGATGATGTTGTGATTGGTAAAGAACTGCATTGTTTTATAGTGAAAGTGGGGTTTGACTTGAATAGTTTTGTTGGTAGTGCTCTTGTCAAGTTGTATGCAACATGTGGCTTTGTGGAAGATGCTAGACGGGCTTTTGATGGCATTTTGTCTAGAGATTTGGTTTTATGGAATGTGATGGCATCTTGCTATGTTTCGAATTGTTTGGCCAAAGAGGCTTTTGGGGTCTTCAATTTGATGCAGTTGAAAGGTGTGAAGGGAGATGAGTTTACATTCAGTAGCCTGCTGAGTTTGTGTGGTACGTTGGAATCTTGTAATTTGGGAAAGCAAATCCATGGCCTTATTGTAAGAAACTCTTTTGATTTAGATGTTCAAGTGGCGAGTGCACTTGTTGATATGTATGCAAATAGTCAAAGTATCAATGATGCTCACAAGGCTTTTGATGGGATGAACATTAGAAATGTTGTGTCTTGGAATACTATGATAGTGGCTTACGGACAGCATGGAGATGGGAAGGAAGCTATGAAACTTCTAAAGAAAATGCTTGAAGCAGGTTTCTATCCTGATGAATTAACTCTTGCTAGCATCCTTAGCTCATGTGGCAACTTGTCTGCCACTAGTGAAATTATGCAAGCTCATGCTTGTACTATTAAGCTAGGGCTTCAAGTCTTTTTATCTATATCCAATTCTCTGATAAATGCATACTCCAAATGTGGTAGCATCCTTGGTGCATATCAATGCTTCAGCTCTATTTTAGAGCCTGATCTTGTTACATGGACTTCAGTTGTATGCGCATATGCATTCCATGGTCTTACCAAAGAAGCTACTGAGTTATTTGAGAAGATGTTATCTTATGGCATTAGGCCAGATCCAATCATTTTTCTTGGGGTTCTCTCTGCCTCTAACCATGGGGGGCTAGTAAAGAAGGGTCTGCATTACTTCAATTTGATGATCAGTTTCTACCAAATTGTACCAGACTCGGAGCATTACGCCTGTCTTATAGATCTTCTTGGGCGCTTTGGTCTTTTGGATGAGGCATTTGATGTTTTGACCTCAATGCCAATGGAACCTGGGTCAAACAGCTTAGGAGCATTCATTGGAGCATGTAAAGTCCATAAAAATCTTAGATTAGCAAAATGGGCTGCAGAAAAGTTATTTGCATTAGAGCCTAACAATCCTGTGAATTATACTCTGATGTCTAACTTGTATGCTTCTGAAAGGCTTTGGCATGATGTGGCAAGAGTACGCAAAATGATGAGGAACAGGTGTGACTCTAAAGTTCCAGGTTATAGTTGGATACAGATTTCTAGTAATGTTCATACTTTTGTATCAAGTGATAAATCTCACCCACAAGCCTTACAGGTTTATGTTATATTAGGAACATTGCTTAGGTTGATGAAAGAGGACAATCATATTTTCAATGTAAACACTATGTCTGACAGTTTTCTAGTCGATTGTGAACTGAACTTCCCTGGCTGA